A genomic window from Equus caballus isolate H_3958 breed thoroughbred chromosome 5, TB-T2T, whole genome shotgun sequence includes:
- the MPZ gene encoding myelin protein P0 precursor — MAPGAPSSSPSPILAALLFSSLVLSPAQAIVVYTDKEVYGAVGSRVTLHCSFWSSEWVSDDISFTWRYQPEGGRDAISIFHYAKGQPYIDEVGTFKERIQWVGDPQWKDGSIVIHNLDYSDNGTFTCDVKNPPDIVGKTSQVTLYVFEKVPTRYGVVLGAVIGGVLGVVLLVLLLFYVVRYCWLRRQAALQRRLSAMEKGKLHKPGKDTSKRGRQTPVLYAMLDHSRSTKAASEKKAKGLGESRKDKK, encoded by the exons ATGGCTCCTGGGGCTCCCTCGTCCAGCCCCAGTCCTATCCTGGCTGCACTGCTCTTCTCCTCTTTGG TGCTCTCCCCCGCCCAGGCCATTGTGGTTTACACAGACAAGGAGGTCTATGGTGCTGTGGGCTCCCGGGTGACCCTGCACTGCTCCTTCTGGTCCAGCGAGTGGGTCTCAGATGACATCTCCTTCACCTGGCGCTACCAGCCTGAAGGGGGCCGCGATGCCATCTCG ATCTTCCACTATGCCAAGGGACAACCCTACATTGACGAGGTGGGGACCTTCAAAGAGCGCATCCAGTGGGTAGGGGACCCTCAATGGAAGGATGGCTCCATTGTCATACACAACCTGGACTATAGTGACAACGGCACTTTCACCTGTGACGTCAAAAACCCACCAGACATAGTGGGCAAGACCTCTCAGGTCACACTCTATGTCTTTGAAAAAG TGCCAACTAGGTACGGGGTGGTGCTCGGAGCCGTGATCGGGGGTGTCTTGGGGGTGGTGCTATTGGTGCTGCTGCTTTTCTACGTGGTTCGGTACTGCTGGCTACGCAGGCAGGCGGCCCTGCAGAGGAGGCTCAG TGCCATGGAAAAGGGGAAATTGCACAAGCCCGGGAAGGACACGTCGAAGCGCGGCCGGCAG ACGCCAGTGCTGTATGCCATGCTGGACCACAGCAGAAGCACCAAAGCTGCCAGTGAAAAGAAGGCTAAAGGGCTGGGGGAGTCTCGCAAGGATAAGAAATAG